One genomic region from Rothia dentocariosa ATCC 17931 encodes:
- a CDS encoding DUF6318 family protein, with the protein MSSLIVTRRNAALGVLGAGTAAALAACSSSNSNSSGSSSSSSKSEPTMDYEDEVKFDSFDTSAGEYVPATLTEPAKNVPVPKLPENANEKSVEAFYTHIGYYAACIQYLFATGDDTPLRKGSFGETEIQKFSKSSVMEQLIPIIKSGERWFGNPKVIYILGTSQPEITVDSYKWPVQMKMDLGEFVASPNGYIYLPTNDRVTTENADIRGTYTYADNKWDIVSTVWSNVVILH; encoded by the coding sequence ATGTCATCGTTGATCGTGACTCGCCGTAACGCAGCGCTGGGCGTGCTGGGTGCTGGCACAGCGGCCGCGCTCGCAGCATGTTCTTCGTCGAACTCAAACTCCAGTGGCAGTTCGTCAAGCTCCAGTAAGTCGGAACCCACTATGGATTACGAGGATGAGGTCAAGTTCGACAGCTTCGATACCTCGGCAGGGGAGTACGTGCCCGCAACCCTCACCGAGCCCGCGAAGAACGTTCCTGTTCCGAAGCTGCCGGAGAACGCTAACGAAAAGTCCGTTGAGGCTTTCTACACGCATATCGGTTACTACGCTGCATGCATACAGTATCTTTTTGCTACGGGTGATGATACTCCCCTTCGTAAGGGGTCTTTTGGAGAGACTGAAATTCAGAAATTTTCTAAGAGTTCTGTCATGGAACAACTTATACCCATTATTAAAAGTGGGGAGAGGTGGTTCGGTAATCCTAAAGTAATTTACATTTTGGGAACTTCTCAGCCTGAAATCACTGTTGACAGTTATAAATGGCCTGTTCAGATGAAGATGGATCTAGGCGAATTTGTAGCATCTCCTAATGGCTACATTTACCTGCCCACTAACGATCGAGTCACCACAGAGAACGCTGACATTAGAGGTACCTACACCTACGCCGATAATAAGTGGGATATCGTTAGCACCGTCTGGTCGAATGTGGTAATATTGCATTGA
- a CDS encoding DUF6318 family protein, which translates to MPTRLPHHISRRAALGVLGAGSATVVVGCAPAVKPVDLGQGSSSSASSSSSSASSSSSSSSASTLPGNSKNTGDVKLEKYDTSAGEHQPATRTEKPKNVPKPLLSDKAKEKTIDGLYENIAYIAASMQYLFQTGDMEPFEKCALVSSEKSSLSSNTDASKMLKMIKEGNAWLDNPTVVFSLNTSTPSSSGSFYSWDGTMKMNMGSYVVVNSMSKDVESSKQQVDTDITFEALYSGSSWTIRSSGGAAGSGGFSI; encoded by the coding sequence ATGCCAACCCGTTTACCCCACCATATCTCCCGCCGCGCCGCCTTGGGTGTGCTGGGCGCAGGATCTGCCACCGTCGTTGTCGGATGCGCTCCCGCCGTCAAACCCGTGGATCTCGGGCAGGGGAGCTCGTCCTCCGCGAGCTCATCGTCGTCAAGCGCTTCATCCTCCAGCTCATCATCGAGTGCATCTACTCTGCCCGGCAACTCGAAAAACACGGGCGATGTAAAACTCGAAAAGTACGACACCTCTGCGGGTGAACACCAGCCCGCAACCCGTACCGAGAAGCCGAAGAACGTTCCCAAACCCCTGCTCTCTGATAAAGCCAAAGAGAAAACCATAGACGGACTTTACGAAAACATCGCCTATATCGCGGCTTCTATGCAGTACCTCTTCCAGACCGGCGATATGGAGCCTTTCGAGAAATGCGCTCTGGTGTCATCCGAAAAGTCGAGTCTGTCCAGTAACACTGATGCTTCAAAGATGCTCAAAATGATCAAAGAGGGCAATGCCTGGCTGGACAACCCGACCGTTGTGTTCTCCCTGAACACCTCAACCCCGAGCAGCAGCGGCAGCTTCTACTCCTGGGATGGCACGATGAAGATGAATATGGGTTCCTACGTCGTCGTGAACTCCATGAGTAAAGATGTGGAGTCCAGTAAACAACAGGTTGATACGGATATTACCTTCGAGGCCCTCTATTCGGGCAGCTCGTGGACTATTCGCAGCAGTGGGGGTGCTGCTGGAAGCGGCGGATTCTCCATCTAA
- a CDS encoding TerD family protein produces MAINLSKGQKLDLSKDSSLTQVRLGLGWDPIKTKGLFGRIKEKAVDLDASVIGYDAAGNLLEVVFYGSLRSVNGSIIHHGDNLTGAGEGDDEVIDINLPGMDARVAFLALVITSYSGDQFSNIDNAFVRVENVATRQEMARFSMTEKGSHTGLMVALLARVGRGWELRAIGDPLPGAARTPRDVIDPVKRYLV; encoded by the coding sequence GTGGCTATTAACCTGTCAAAAGGCCAGAAACTAGATCTCTCGAAAGACAGCTCGCTCACCCAGGTTCGTTTGGGCTTAGGCTGGGATCCCATTAAAACCAAGGGACTCTTTGGGCGTATCAAAGAGAAAGCGGTCGATCTGGATGCTTCCGTGATCGGCTATGATGCAGCCGGTAACCTGCTTGAGGTCGTTTTCTACGGGTCGTTACGCTCGGTCAATGGCTCTATTATTCACCACGGAGATAACCTGACGGGTGCAGGTGAAGGAGACGACGAGGTTATCGATATTAACCTCCCAGGCATGGATGCGCGCGTTGCTTTCTTGGCACTGGTGATTACCTCATATTCCGGGGACCAATTTAGCAACATTGACAACGCCTTTGTGCGCGTTGAAAACGTTGCTACCCGCCAGGAGATGGCACGTTTTTCGATGACGGAAAAGGGCTCACATACGGGGCTCATGGTAGCCCTGCTGGCACGCGTAGGTCGCGGCTGGGAGCTTCGGGCTATTGGAGACCCGCTGCCCGGTGCGGCACGCACCCCGCGCGATGTTATCGACCCTGTAAAAAGGTACCTTGTCTAA
- a CDS encoding DUF475 domain-containing protein: protein MALLKFFKYDLLITLAALIGAAFYGGIVGMVSAAILIVLEIVFSFDNAGVNAKYLDKMSHAWRNIFLTVGVLVAVFGMRLIFPFLIVCLAGNVGPVEAWNLAMERGDPHTPGTYGYILESAHHTIASFGGMFLLMLFLSFLFEAGKDVHWLSVIEKPLAKAGHFDSMPVLVSGVILVTASQLFGAEHHEQYAILLSGLLGMLTFLATNGLATFMEDRNESQEESLANVAVLTGKAAFSMFIFLEVLDASFSFDGVLGAFAVTSDPIIIAIGLGVGALFVRSMTIYLVEKGTLQELRYLDHGAHWAIGVLALMLLATLKWDIPDYVIGLSGIVFIAGSIISSRKANHAEAALAEKTAEPDAPVQST, encoded by the coding sequence ATGGCTTTATTAAAATTCTTCAAATACGATCTCTTGATTACCCTTGCGGCACTTATAGGTGCCGCCTTTTATGGTGGTATTGTCGGCATGGTATCTGCCGCGATCCTGATTGTCCTTGAGATCGTGTTCTCATTCGACAACGCGGGTGTGAACGCAAAATACCTAGACAAAATGTCGCATGCATGGCGCAATATCTTCTTGACAGTCGGTGTTCTGGTCGCTGTTTTTGGTATGCGTCTTATCTTCCCCTTCCTGATCGTCTGCCTGGCAGGCAACGTAGGTCCGGTTGAAGCTTGGAACCTTGCAATGGAACGCGGCGACCCGCATACGCCCGGAACCTACGGGTACATTTTGGAATCCGCGCACCACACCATCGCTTCCTTCGGCGGCATGTTCCTGCTCATGCTCTTCCTTTCCTTCCTCTTCGAGGCTGGTAAGGATGTCCACTGGCTATCCGTGATCGAGAAACCCCTCGCCAAAGCCGGGCACTTTGATTCCATGCCTGTATTGGTTTCCGGGGTTATCTTAGTGACGGCTTCTCAGCTTTTCGGTGCCGAGCATCATGAGCAGTACGCCATTCTGCTCTCGGGGCTGCTGGGTATGCTCACCTTCTTGGCGACCAACGGCCTGGCAACCTTTATGGAAGACCGAAACGAATCTCAAGAAGAATCCCTGGCGAATGTTGCCGTACTTACCGGTAAAGCAGCATTCTCCATGTTTATCTTCCTAGAAGTTCTTGATGCCTCCTTCAGCTTCGATGGCGTTCTCGGCGCATTCGCGGTAACCTCAGACCCCATTATTATTGCTATCGGTTTGGGCGTGGGCGCGCTCTTCGTGCGGTCGATGACCATTTACCTGGTCGAAAAGGGAACCCTTCAAGAGCTGCGCTACCTGGACCACGGCGCGCACTGGGCTATCGGCGTTCTCGCGCTTATGCTTCTGGCAACCCTCAAGTGGGATATTCCCGACTACGTGATCGGCCTTTCCGGCATCGTCTTTATCGCCGGGTCGATTATCTCCTCCCGCAAGGCAAACCATGCGGAGGCAGCACTAGCGGAAAAGACTGCAGAACCTGACGCTCCGGTGCAGAGCACATAA
- the adhP gene encoding alcohol dehydrogenase AdhP codes for MKAVVVPDVVDGSINVTDVPVPEVGHGQALVKLEYSGVCHTDLHVAAGDFGKVPGRVLGHEGIGIVTEVGEGVESLKPGDRVSIAWFFQGCGHCEYCTSGRETLCRTVKNAGYTVDGAMSEYALVAADYAVKVPEGLDAAQASSITCAGVTTYKAIKESQIRPGQWLVAYGAGGLGNLAVQYAKKVFGAKVIAVDINDDKLKLAAETGADVTINGREVEDVPAKVREVTDGGAQAAVVTAVSRVAFNQAVESVRAGGSVVAVGLPPEKMELSIAKVVLDGIRVLGSLVGTRQDLAEAFQFGADGLVVPVVQLRKVDEAPQVFEEMNAGKINGRMVLDFASLW; via the coding sequence ATGAAAGCTGTAGTTGTCCCTGACGTTGTTGATGGCTCGATAAATGTCACCGATGTTCCCGTGCCCGAGGTGGGGCACGGTCAGGCGCTCGTGAAGCTAGAGTACTCCGGCGTCTGCCACACCGACCTGCACGTTGCGGCTGGCGATTTCGGTAAGGTTCCGGGGCGCGTCCTGGGGCATGAGGGTATTGGTATTGTCACCGAAGTTGGTGAAGGCGTTGAATCGCTCAAGCCCGGTGACCGTGTCTCTATTGCATGGTTCTTCCAGGGATGCGGGCACTGCGAATACTGCACCTCCGGCAGGGAGACCCTATGCCGTACCGTCAAGAATGCGGGCTACACCGTGGACGGTGCCATGAGTGAGTATGCCCTTGTCGCGGCAGACTATGCCGTAAAGGTTCCCGAAGGTCTGGATGCGGCGCAGGCAAGCTCGATTACCTGCGCGGGCGTAACCACCTATAAGGCGATTAAGGAATCGCAGATACGCCCCGGTCAGTGGCTGGTCGCCTACGGCGCTGGCGGGCTGGGCAACTTGGCGGTGCAGTACGCCAAGAAGGTTTTCGGTGCCAAGGTTATTGCCGTCGATATTAACGATGACAAGCTGAAGCTTGCCGCCGAAACCGGTGCCGACGTCACGATTAACGGTCGTGAGGTTGAGGATGTACCGGCGAAGGTTCGTGAGGTAACTGACGGCGGGGCGCAAGCTGCCGTGGTGACCGCGGTATCGAGGGTCGCTTTTAACCAGGCGGTTGAGAGCGTGCGTGCCGGGGGCAGCGTGGTGGCTGTGGGTCTTCCGCCCGAGAAGATGGAGCTATCTATCGCGAAGGTCGTTCTTGACGGTATTCGCGTGCTCGGCTCGTTGGTTGGCACCCGTCAGGATCTTGCTGAGGCGTTCCAGTTCGGCGCAGACGGGCTGGTGGTTCCCGTAGTGCAGCTGCGCAAGGTTGATGAGGCTCCGCAGGTCTTCGAAGAGATGAACGCAGGCAAGATCAACGGGCGTATGGTGCTCGATTTCGCAAGCCTGTGGTAA
- a CDS encoding TerD family protein, protein MAAIKLTKGNPINLTKEAPGLKNLTIGLGWDLSLAGEAYDLDASVMITDENDRILFDDASLVFFNNPTSLDGAVVHTGDNRTGDAEGDDETIIVNLDKVDPKVQRLHILASIYEGEKTGKNFGVVRNAYVRLINDDTNEEIARYDLSEDCSAAPAVLFAMVYRHNGEWRFKAVEDPFTGGLPHLLTSYGFTV, encoded by the coding sequence GTGGCTGCTATTAAGCTCACCAAAGGAAACCCCATCAATCTCACCAAAGAGGCACCGGGCCTGAAAAACCTCACCATCGGCCTGGGCTGGGACCTATCCCTCGCGGGTGAAGCCTATGACCTTGACGCATCCGTCATGATCACCGACGAAAATGACAGGATCCTTTTTGACGATGCATCCCTCGTCTTCTTTAACAATCCCACCAGCCTTGACGGCGCGGTCGTCCACACCGGTGACAACCGCACTGGCGATGCTGAAGGTGACGATGAGACCATTATCGTGAACCTCGATAAAGTAGACCCAAAGGTACAGCGCCTTCACATCCTCGCCTCTATCTACGAAGGCGAAAAAACCGGTAAGAATTTCGGTGTAGTACGTAACGCTTATGTACGTCTGATAAACGACGACACTAACGAAGAAATCGCTCGTTACGACCTTTCCGAAGACTGCTCGGCAGCGCCCGCTGTACTCTTCGCGATGGTGTACCGCCACAACGGCGAATGGCGTTTCAAAGCCGTAGAAGATCCATTCACCGGTGGTCTGCCGCATCTGCTGACCTCCTACGGTTTCACCGTTTAA
- a CDS encoding DUF6318 family protein, producing MPPHDVTRRAALGVVGAGSVIALAGCAASVRPVDAAASGSSSSSSSASSSSSSSSASASPSESIKDYGTTIKNDKYDTSAGAYEPATREHPAKNIPKPVLDDKAKENSADGFYANLVFMAGALKYLFETGSDEMINKSALAQSEKDGFLKNDQFFFDRIKDGEIWFGNPQVTFAMRSPRPSKASGGGYNWGGMMVIDLGEFRAFPDGTSEDYTDEKQRKTETSVYFQGKYSDGAWQIKTF from the coding sequence ATGCCACCTCATGATGTAACACGCCGTGCCGCCTTAGGCGTTGTCGGCGCTGGCTCTGTCATTGCTCTTGCCGGATGCGCCGCCTCCGTGAGACCCGTCGATGCCGCCGCTAGCGGCTCCTCAAGCTCTTCATCGTCAGCGTCGAGTTCGTCGTCCTCATCCTCTGCATCGGCATCACCCTCGGAGAGCATAAAAGACTACGGTACTACTATCAAAAACGATAAGTACGATACGTCGGCTGGCGCGTATGAACCCGCAACGCGTGAACATCCAGCAAAGAATATCCCTAAACCTGTTTTAGATGATAAAGCTAAAGAGAACTCAGCAGATGGCTTTTACGCTAATCTAGTCTTTATGGCAGGTGCATTGAAGTACCTTTTTGAGACGGGAAGCGACGAAATGATTAATAAGTCTGCATTGGCACAAAGCGAAAAGGATGGTTTCTTAAAAAATGATCAATTCTTTTTCGATAGGATCAAAGATGGTGAGATTTGGTTTGGTAACCCTCAAGTAACGTTTGCCATGCGCTCTCCCCGTCCCTCAAAAGCAAGCGGTGGCGGCTACAATTGGGGCGGTATGATGGTCATCGATTTAGGAGAGTTTCGTGCCTTCCCTGACGGAACTAGCGAGGACTACACCGATGAAAAACAACGTAAGACAGAAACTTCGGTGTATTTTCAGGGTAAGTATTCTGATGGTGCCTGGCAGATCAAAACATTCTAG
- a CDS encoding TerD family protein, translated as MELSIGQNVNLTQEAPDLDHVLVGLRWRTDEPLLRESLEAGVLLTSNGKLVSRQDFVFAHQVLDRAGSVRRRELMGDDQMQFDLHLPTVPQDVDSLEIVLFTNGESTVRLNRASGIRARMINPATGKTMFRAPLVQVGRSAAVRLMQVYRHRGEWKVRAVCDEWHSVSAMLQGFGL; from the coding sequence ATGGAACTGAGCATTGGTCAGAACGTCAATCTTACCCAGGAAGCACCCGATCTCGACCACGTGCTGGTAGGACTGCGGTGGCGCACCGACGAACCGCTTTTACGTGAATCTCTGGAGGCAGGGGTACTTCTCACCTCGAACGGCAAACTAGTTTCGCGGCAAGACTTTGTATTTGCTCACCAGGTCTTAGACCGTGCGGGCAGTGTTCGCCGCCGCGAACTCATGGGCGACGATCAGATGCAGTTCGATCTGCACCTTCCCACTGTGCCCCAGGACGTAGATTCCCTGGAGATCGTGCTCTTCACAAACGGGGAAAGTACCGTGCGGCTCAACCGTGCCAGTGGGATTCGAGCACGCATGATAAACCCCGCCACCGGAAAAACAATGTTCCGTGCCCCACTCGTGCAGGTAGGTCGCAGCGCGGCGGTACGGCTGATGCAGGTGTACCGGCACCGCGGTGAATGGAAAGTGCGGGCTGTGTGCGATGAATGGCATAGTGTTTCCGCCATGCTTCAAGGGTTTGGGTTATGA
- a CDS encoding toxic anion resistance protein — protein MAEIPTSEPQVGAPPVVTQAPPKLNQAGAIDLVKRETRAPEVATISHEADELAITLNNTDLKSPSLLDTLENTISSYGSDTFNGIDMVTQRLLNMQELELAPDSPQTKASQNLAELRAQINSLDYSAIDGTPGKRGIAKRLIGRGKSKIEKFFYQYASVNRNIEGISKKLKKSTDALVMQQAELVKLREKLQEGMTDLNEKIAVLQQFSDMVRAAAEETRLEGDEETARIYTEKVLYVTEQRISDLLTKLEIAGQAYLTSDVVSSNGKELIRGIRRAEDTTLWAYKMTAYIARSLGMQEAVLQQLGALKQTTENAIMRNADMLSSQATRIQQMASQPAIDPQVLAQAHGKVLQALDEVSAFRQGAVEAFAQSNQMLRELTAESLERVTRRNNAPESPAHASGTPTNRALTQN, from the coding sequence ATGGCTGAAATCCCTACTTCCGAACCCCAAGTTGGTGCCCCGCCGGTCGTAACTCAAGCACCGCCTAAACTTAACCAAGCGGGAGCTATCGACCTTGTAAAACGGGAAACGCGTGCCCCTGAGGTTGCAACTATCAGTCATGAAGCAGACGAACTGGCTATCACTCTCAACAACACCGATCTGAAGTCGCCTTCACTTCTCGATACCCTCGAAAATACGATTTCAAGCTACGGTTCCGATACCTTCAACGGCATCGACATGGTTACCCAGCGCCTGCTCAATATGCAGGAGCTTGAGCTTGCGCCGGACTCCCCACAAACCAAAGCATCTCAAAATCTGGCGGAACTGCGTGCACAAATCAACTCGCTGGATTACAGCGCGATTGACGGTACCCCCGGTAAACGCGGCATCGCAAAACGCCTGATAGGGCGCGGCAAAAGCAAAATCGAGAAATTCTTCTACCAGTACGCCAGCGTCAACAGAAATATTGAAGGCATCAGCAAAAAACTGAAAAAATCCACCGATGCGCTCGTCATGCAGCAGGCGGAGCTCGTGAAACTGCGCGAGAAACTTCAGGAAGGCATGACGGATTTGAACGAGAAGATCGCAGTTCTTCAACAGTTCTCCGATATGGTGCGTGCCGCCGCCGAAGAAACTCGTCTTGAAGGAGATGAAGAAACCGCGCGCATCTACACCGAGAAGGTTCTGTATGTGACCGAACAGCGCATCAGCGATCTGCTCACTAAACTTGAAATTGCCGGGCAGGCGTACCTGACAAGCGATGTTGTCTCCAGCAACGGCAAAGAGCTCATTCGCGGTATCCGCCGCGCCGAAGACACCACCTTATGGGCATACAAAATGACCGCCTATATCGCCCGTTCCTTAGGCATGCAGGAAGCGGTTCTGCAGCAGCTTGGCGCTCTGAAGCAGACCACCGAGAACGCTATTATGCGCAATGCCGATATGCTGTCTTCGCAGGCTACGCGCATCCAGCAGATGGCGTCCCAACCCGCAATCGACCCGCAGGTTTTGGCGCAGGCACATGGAAAAGTACTTCAAGCGCTCGACGAAGTTTCCGCATTCCGCCAGGGGGCGGTAGAAGCATTCGCCCAGTCGAACCAGATGCTGCGCGAACTGACGGCAGAATCTCTTGAGCGCGTTACACGAAGGAATAATGCCCCCGAATCCCCTGCACACGCCAGCGGAACTCCCACAAACCGCGCGCTCACCCAGAATTAG